A genomic stretch from Hymenobacter psoromatis includes:
- a CDS encoding adenosylhomocysteinase has translation MVATKPTTYVPYKVKDLSLAEWGRKEIRLAEAEMPGLMSLREEFGPSQPLKGARIAGCLHMTIQTAVLIETLIALGADVTWSSCNIFSTQDHAAAAIAAAGIPVYAWKSMNEEEFDWCIEQTMWFGEERQPLNMILDDGGDLTNMVLNQFPELAAGIKGVSEETTTGVLRLIERVKDGSLPFPAFNVNDSVTKSKFDNKYGCKESAVDAIRRATDVMMAGKVAVVAGYGDVGKGTAASLSGAGARVIVTEIDPICALQAAMDGFEVKKMENAIPRADIVITTTGNCDIIREEHFRALKDKAIVCNIGHFDDEIDMAWLNKNYGHTKDTVKPQVDIYNIDGKEVIILAEGRLVNLGCATGHPSFVMSNSFTNQTLAQLELWKNADQYEHQVYTLPKHLDEKVARLHLTKIGVELDELTPKQADYIKVPVEGPFKSDLYRY, from the coding sequence ATGGTAGCGACCAAGCCCACAACCTACGTTCCCTATAAAGTAAAAGACCTGAGCCTGGCCGAGTGGGGCCGCAAGGAAATTCGCTTGGCCGAAGCCGAAATGCCCGGCCTCATGTCCCTGCGCGAAGAGTTTGGCCCCAGCCAGCCGCTTAAAGGCGCCCGCATCGCTGGTTGCCTGCACATGACCATTCAAACGGCCGTGCTCATTGAGACGCTCATCGCGCTCGGGGCCGACGTCACGTGGTCGTCGTGCAACATATTTTCGACCCAGGACCATGCCGCCGCGGCCATCGCCGCCGCCGGCATTCCGGTATATGCCTGGAAGAGCATGAACGAAGAAGAGTTCGACTGGTGCATCGAGCAAACAATGTGGTTTGGCGAGGAGCGCCAGCCGCTGAACATGATTCTGGATGATGGCGGCGACCTCACCAACATGGTGCTCAACCAGTTCCCCGAGCTGGCGGCCGGCATCAAAGGCGTGAGCGAGGAAACCACGACCGGCGTGTTGCGCCTCATCGAGCGCGTGAAAGATGGCTCGCTGCCCTTCCCCGCGTTCAACGTGAACGACTCGGTAACGAAGTCAAAATTTGACAATAAATACGGCTGCAAAGAGTCGGCCGTGGACGCTATCCGCCGCGCTACCGATGTAATGATGGCCGGCAAAGTGGCCGTAGTAGCTGGCTACGGCGACGTAGGAAAAGGTACTGCCGCTTCGCTCAGCGGCGCTGGTGCCCGCGTCATCGTAACCGAGATTGACCCCATCTGCGCCCTGCAGGCTGCGATGGACGGCTTCGAAGTGAAGAAGATGGAGAACGCCATTCCGCGCGCCGACATCGTTATCACGACCACCGGCAACTGTGACATCATCCGCGAGGAGCATTTCCGCGCCCTCAAGGACAAGGCGATTGTCTGCAACATCGGCCACTTCGACGATGAAATCGACATGGCCTGGCTGAACAAGAACTACGGCCACACCAAAGACACGGTGAAGCCGCAGGTTGATATCTATAATATTGACGGCAAAGAGGTTATCATCTTGGCCGAAGGTCGTTTGGTGAACCTGGGCTGCGCCACTGGTCACCCCTCGTTCGTGATGTCGAACTCATTCACCAACCAGACGCTGGCCCAGCTAGAGCTGTGGAAGAACGCCGACCAGTACGAGCACCAGGTGTACACCCTACCCAAGCACCTCGACGAGAAAGTAGCCCGCCTGCACCTCACCAAAATCGGTGTCGAGCTGGACGAGCTCACGCCCAAGCAAGCCGACTACATCAAGGTGCCGGTGGAAGGCCCGTTCAAATCGGACCTGTACCGCTACTAG
- a CDS encoding RNA polymerase subunit sigma: MSDSPERVKLSKEEKDRRFQAELMPVLDPLYNFAYRLTLDEDDANDLVQETYLKAYRFFEYFEPGTNAKAWLFRILKNSFINDFRKKSKQPAKVDYSEIEGYYNPDEVEGDADTGASSSDMRQQSTRDLIGDEVASALNSLPVDFRTVIILCDLEGFTYEEMAKVLDIPIGTVRSRLHRARNFLKEKLEKYASSMGYGNDDAQDAVDDAEHDDENT, translated from the coding sequence ATGAGTGACTCTCCCGAACGGGTGAAGCTGAGCAAAGAGGAAAAAGACCGGCGTTTCCAGGCCGAGTTGATGCCCGTGCTCGACCCGCTCTATAACTTCGCCTACCGCCTCACGCTCGACGAAGACGACGCCAATGACCTGGTGCAGGAAACTTACCTCAAGGCGTACCGCTTTTTCGAGTACTTCGAGCCCGGCACCAATGCCAAGGCCTGGCTTTTCCGCATCCTGAAAAACTCGTTTATTAACGATTTTCGGAAGAAAAGCAAGCAGCCCGCTAAGGTCGATTACAGCGAAATTGAAGGATATTATAACCCCGATGAGGTAGAAGGCGATGCTGACACCGGCGCCTCCTCCTCAGATATGCGGCAGCAATCGACCCGCGACCTGATTGGCGACGAGGTAGCGAGTGCGTTGAACTCACTACCCGTTGATTTTCGGACTGTTATAATCCTGTGCGACCTCGAAGGCTTCACCTATGAGGAGATGGCCAAAGTGCTCGATATTCCTATCGGCACGGTGCGTTCGCGCCTGCACCGGGCCCGTAATTTCCTTAAAGAGAAGCTGGAAAAATATGCTTCCTCGATGGGTTATGGGAACGATGACGCGCAGGACGCAGTTGATGACGCCGAACACGACGACGAAAATACTTAA
- a CDS encoding guanylate kinase gives MQGKIIVFSAPSGAGKTTIVHRLMGLIPELSFSISACTRDRRGRAEVNGKDYHFISVADFQDKIRHDEFVEWEEVYEGAFYGTLKSEIERIWSTGRHAILDVDVKGGLSIKEFYKDRALAVFVRPPSIEALAQRLTARATDSTSSISSRVYKATFELAFEDKFDVTVVNDNLEEAVAHAEQLVRDFIVKDAAPEAV, from the coding sequence ATGCAGGGCAAAATCATTGTATTCTCAGCTCCTTCGGGTGCGGGCAAAACGACTATCGTGCATCGGCTCATGGGGTTAATCCCCGAGCTGAGCTTTTCCATCTCTGCTTGCACCCGCGACCGCCGGGGGCGTGCCGAGGTCAATGGCAAAGACTACCACTTCATCTCCGTGGCGGATTTTCAGGATAAAATCCGCCACGACGAGTTTGTGGAGTGGGAAGAAGTGTACGAAGGTGCCTTCTATGGCACGCTAAAATCGGAGATTGAGCGCATCTGGTCCACTGGCCGGCACGCTATTCTCGATGTTGATGTGAAAGGCGGCCTAAGCATCAAGGAGTTTTATAAAGACCGGGCGCTTGCCGTGTTCGTGCGGCCACCATCCATTGAGGCGCTGGCGCAACGCCTCACCGCGCGGGCCACCGACTCTACTTCTAGCATTTCTTCGCGGGTGTACAAAGCCACGTTTGAGCTTGCCTTTGAGGACAAGTTCGACGTGACGGTTGTCAACGACAACCTCGAAGAGGCCGTGGCCCATGCCGAGCAGCTGGTGCGTGACTTCATCGTGAAAGACGCCGCCCCCGAGGCAGTATGA
- a CDS encoding nicotinate-nicotinamide nucleotide adenylyltransferase has protein sequence MKPAGSEARRVGLLFGSFNPVHTGHLILAEHFATHTDLAEVWLVISPQSPFKVGDELLPEAQRLALLELAVADNPHLRAEAIELSLPRPSYTIVTLDALRARHPSHDFVLLMGADNLAGLPRWRAADRLTQELDLYVYPRSGPALPDLAPYPRARVVAAPLLDISATFIRQSIREEKSIRYLVPTAVEQEITAQGYYR, from the coding sequence ATGAAGCCCGCTGGCTCCGAAGCCCGCCGCGTAGGCCTGCTATTCGGCTCCTTTAACCCGGTGCACACCGGCCACCTCATCCTAGCCGAGCACTTCGCTACGCATACCGATTTGGCCGAAGTCTGGCTGGTAATATCGCCGCAAAGCCCTTTCAAGGTGGGCGATGAACTGCTGCCCGAAGCCCAGCGGCTGGCGCTCCTCGAACTGGCCGTGGCCGACAATCCGCACCTGCGCGCCGAAGCCATCGAACTGTCCCTACCCCGTCCCAGCTACACCATCGTGACCCTGGACGCCCTGCGCGCGCGCCACCCCAGCCACGATTTTGTGCTCCTTATGGGTGCCGATAACCTCGCGGGCCTGCCGCGCTGGCGCGCGGCCGACCGCCTCACCCAGGAGCTGGACCTCTACGTGTACCCCCGGTCCGGCCCGGCGCTGCCTGATTTGGCTCCCTACCCCCGCGCCCGCGTAGTAGCCGCGCCGCTACTCGATATTTCCGCCACGTTCATCCGCCAAAGCATTCGGGAGGAAAAAAGCATCCGCTACTTGGTGCCAACGGCCGTCGAGCAGGAAATTACGGCCCAAGGCTATTACCGCTAA